A single region of the Bos mutus isolate GX-2022 chromosome 17, NWIPB_WYAK_1.1, whole genome shotgun sequence genome encodes:
- the CHCHD10 gene encoding coiled-coil-helix-coiled-coil-helix domain-containing protein 10, mitochondrial: MPRGSRSVASRPASRPAAPSAAHPPAHPPPSAAAPAPAPSGQPGLMAQMATTAAGVAVGSAVGHVVGSALTGAFSGGSSEPAQPAAQQAPERAAPQPLQMGPCAYEIRQFLDCSTTQSDLTLCEGFSEALKQCKYNHGLSSLP, translated from the exons atgcCCCGGGGGAGCCGCAGCGTGGCCTCGCGGCCAGCCAG CCGCCCCGCCGCGCCCTCTGCCGCGCACCCGCCTGCGCACCCGCCGCCCTCGGCCGcggccccggcccccgccccgtCGGGCCAGCCCGGCCTGATGGCGCAGATGGCGACCACCGCCGCCGGAGTGGCCGTGGGCTCGGCTGTGGGCCACGTCGTGGGCAGCGCTCTGACCGGAGCCTTCAGTGGGGGGAGCTCAGAGCCCGCCCAGCCTGCGGCCCAGCAG GCCCCGGAGCGCGCCGCCCCGCAGCCCCTGCAGATGGGGCCCTGTGCCTATGAGATCAGGCAGTTCCTGGACTGCTCCACCACCCAGAGCGACCTGACCCTGTGTGAGGGCTTCAGCGAGGCCCTGAAGCAGTGCAAGTACAACCACG GTCTGAGCTCCCTGCCCTAA
- the VPREB3 gene encoding pre-B lymphocyte protein 3, with translation MACPPLALFLLGALLAASQPALTKPEALLVFPGQVAQLSCTISPHYAIVGDLGVSWYQQRAGSAPRLLLYYRSEEHQHRAPGIPDRFSAAADAAHNTCILTISPVQPEDDADYYCFVGDLF, from the exons ATGGCCTGCCCGCCTCTGGCCCTCTTTCTGCTCGGGGCCCTCCTGGCAG CCTCCCAGCCAGCCCTGACCAAGCCAGAAGCACTGCTGGTCTTCCCAGGACAAGTGGCCCAACTGTCCTGCACGATCAGCCCCCATTACGCCATCGTCGGGGACCTCGGCGTGTCCTGGTATCAGCAGCGAGCAGGCAGCGCCCCCCGCCTGCTCCTCTACTACCGCTCAGAGGAGCACCAACACCGGGCCCCCGGCATTCCGGACCGCTTCTCCGCAGCTGCGGATGCAGCCCACAACACCTGCATCCTGACCATCAGCCCCGTGCAGCCCGAAGATGACGCCGATTATTACTGCTTTGTGGGTGACTTATTCTAG